The Malus sylvestris chromosome 3, drMalSylv7.2, whole genome shotgun sequence genomic sequence TGAAGTTGTTGTCTAAGTAAATCACGCCGCTTACAAGATGCTCCAACATGATTAACCACACTATTAGCCGTTGCAAAAAAAGAGGCAATGTCTATATTCTTCTTTGCTACGGCAACAAGAGCTAGTTGAAGTTGATGAGCAAAGCAATGAACATAATATGCACAAGGTTGTTCTCtcaatatctttgttttaaggccaTTCAACTCACCTCTCATATTGCTAGCACCATCATAACCTTGTCCCCGTAGCTTGGAAATGCTCAAACTGTTGCAAGAAAAGAATGTGTCAATAGCATCCTTTAGTGAACTTGAAGTAGTGTCGGTAACATGTTGGATACCCACAAATCTTTCAATTACATGCCCGTTGTCATCTACATAACGCAACACCATAGCCATTTGCTCTTTCACCGACACATCACGTGCTTCATCCACCAATATTGAAAAGAATCTATCTTTTAGACCATCCATGATAACATCAAGTGTTTCAAGGGCACatgaattcacaatttctttttgAATGCAAGGAGCTAGTAATTTGAGATTCCCCGGAGCATTTTCCATCACAACTTCTCTAACTTTATCATCATTATCTGCAAGGAATTGTAATAGCTCCAAGTAATTTCCCCTATTGCTTGAAGTGGCACTTTCATCATGGCCACGAAAAGCAAGACCTTGTAGTAATAAAAACTTAGTGCACTTGATTGATGCATTCAAGCATGTGCGATAAGCCTTACGAGCTTGGTCGGAGTGTTTGCTCACTGCCGTTTCAATATGTGTAGcttgattcatcaaatttgtagcagcttctctagccttattatgaacactcccaaccggtccaacatgcatcttaaatctttctctccctttcttccaaGTCTTAAATCCATCTCTAGTGAAAGCTTCACTACCTACTTGttcaaaattggttttaaatAGATAGCAATAGAGACAAAATGCCGCATCTTTAGACatactatactccaaccaatcaaactcatcaaaccaTTGGGGAATGAAGCGTCGATTAATTCCCGACATATTAGTTATTGGGAAATTATGACCTCTAGGTTGACAAGGTCCTTTTTGTAGATATGATCTTCGGACCTCATCTCTCATATTAGCATCATAATCTATTATTCGAGTTCTTAATCTAGGATCCGCTTGAAGATTACCCAAAACACCATCTAACTGACTTTGTCTTGAACTTGGAGTTCTTGAACTACCAACAGTATTTGAACTATCAACATTATTCGAACTACCCGAACCTGATGAtgactttctcttaaaaaaccgttccataataattctacatatacaaaatattcaaaataaatactcacaataaaacaaaccatcaacataatcaaaataaatatgaattggatttcaattaaattaaactgtaaaatggaaagaaaaaaaatttagagtaTCGTTCCATTAAGTAAACTATACTAATATGCATAATAACTAATCCAACCAAgccaacaattcaattaatcaataccaaTTAGCATACAcattattcaataaataaaaattcaattcaactaatcatatgaataattgtatacattatgtaataattcaattaattaattgaatatGATAATCAACAACCAATAACCAACTTAGTGCATTACCATATGAATATGATACAAATTATGtaagaattcaaattttaattttcaccctaaaaattaatttcatatcaataatcaacaaccaataatcaacttagtgcatttccatatgaatatgattctaTTTCTatagcaattaaataaaatttgtatTACATAATTATTTAGGGTTAGgtagggattttaaatttaccTTTGAAGTTTGAAGGTTGGCTGAGGCTCGGCTCAGTGGCTGGAGGACTGGAGTGAGATTGTGAGACAGTGAGAGTGAGAGGAAACGGCTCAGTGGCTGGCTTGGCTGGCTTCGTCCGTTGCTGCTCTTGCTGGGATTTTGGGGAGCAACTTTGCTGCTCTCTCTGTCTGTAATTGGCCGTGAGGCTGAGAGAGAGTAAAGAAGGTTGTATGGGGGACACACGGTCCCCCCCCgcaacatatatattttttttcaaaaaggaTGAAACGGCGCcgtttgttttataatttttacattttttttaccaggcccaaaacgacgtcgttttggcctggtttaaaaaaaaaatataacagcAATCTACAGATTGCAGATTGCCTAGAAAAAACAGAGGACTGAACCAGGTTTTCCGGCGAGGCGCGCGCGAGGGGAGTGGCACCAGAGGCTCCAAGAGGTCGCACCAGCAACTCCAAGGGACCTCTAAGGTTatttccatggcttccaagAGGTCGTGCGACCCCATTGACCCCACTGTGGCTCCGCCCCTGACGATGGGTAAGAGCTTAGGGCCTAAGCGTTTAAGCGGGGCTTaagctgttttttttaattttaattaaatttgttatataatatacaaataaatatctacttatacttaaaatagtgtagataatatcatttgttaaaaaaaatataataataattgtaTTGGGATATATAAACTATGAAATATTGGGAACAAGCATAGAGTAAGTGTTCATCCCCCTctcccttagtatagataatatcgtttgttaaaaaatctttatctaagtatttaacaagtctcttacaatttattgaaaaataaaatgtaaaaattatCCATTTTCCGTCTAAGTAAGAGTTACGACCTAACCGGGTCTACATGGGCTAGGCGGACACCTAATTAGGGGTAGGCAGACGCCTAGGCAGGTCTAGGTACCCttccttaattttcaaacgcctaggaaTTAATTGAGGCGATAGCCATCcgccagtgttctgatcctaggTTGGATTTATATCGGCTAGTAATCCTCACAACATAAgtgatatcaggccttgtgcatatcatggcatacatgagacttcctattcAGAAGTATAAAGAATTCTACTCATATGTTATATCAATTTAGGAATCTTAGGTCCTATAGACTTAGAAATGTGAGTTTCGTGTCTCATAGGAAGAAGGCTTTTCTTAAATTGCTCAATCTAAAACCTACTTAAcaccttatctatgtacatagattgagataatccaattaattttttggatctatcacgatagagcttgaTCCCGAGTACATAAGATATATATCCTAAATCTTTCGTGCGGAAGGTTTTAGACAACCACACTTTAACAAAAGAAGGCACTGCAATATCATTCCaaaatagtaatatgtcatctacatataacataAAGAATACAACTGCGTCTCCAACGAACTTTTGATCAACACAATTGTTGTCTTCATTTTGTGTGAAACTAAACAATTTGATTTCAGTGTTAAAATGAACGTTCCAGCTCCTTAaagcttgcttaagtccataaatggacatCTGAAGCTTGCCATTCAGaagcttgcttaagtccataccttactcttttcagacttggacatgaAGCCTTCGAGTTGAGttatatagagctcttcctctaggtagccattAAGAAAGGTTGTCTTCACGTTTAtctgccatatctcataattaTAGTATGCAACTATAGCAAGTAAAATCCAAATGTAATTAATCTTAGAATAGAAGGTTTCCTTATAATCAATCCTTTCCCATTGTCTATAGCCTTTGGCTACTAATCTAGCTTTATAAGTCTTCATGTTCCCATTAgtgcctatcttcctcttgatgacccatttgtttccaatagGTACTATGTCTTCTAAAGGATCTACAAAAGTCTAGacttgattttgatacatgaaatccatctcggatttcatggcctttTGCCAtttctttgaatcaatgtcagACATTGCTTTATTGTAGTCTCAAGGGTCATcttttgtgtcattgtcacctagaaggtgaaaTTCTCCAAAGTCGTTATCCATGCCATACTTTTGAGGTGGCTAGGTGACCCTTTTAAATCTACGTGGAGCAAAGGGTTCAGAACATGACTTTCTATatattgatttcttgtttgtagTTACTAAAGAATTTCCTTTAACTCTACCGTTCTTTTGCCAgttttattgacaaaaaaaaattcgtccTCAAGGAACATAGCATTTCTTGAGACAAAGAATTTATGGTCATTAGGGTGACCAATTCTTATCCCAAAATCTGTTTGGAATACCCCCACAAAGTAGCACTTAACTGGCCTTGGTTTAAGCTAGTTAGCCTTAAGCTTCTTAACGTAAGGtggacaaccccaaatcttagaTTTGTTTTTGCAATGCTGGATCTCATATGGCACCTGTGGAATTGACTTGGAAGGCACTCTATTTAGCACATAAACTGATGTATGTAGTGAATCTCCATAATGAAACTGATCGATTAGTGAAACTCATCAAAGAACAAACTATGTTCAttaaggttcgatttctcctttcagaaactccgttatgctaaggagttcctggtggagtccactgtgatactaTTCCTCACCCTATGTTAGGATATTTATCTGTTTCCTAATTTTCTCTCTATTTCATTCTTAAAATCTTtaaacctttcaaaggattgtCTTGTACTTTATAAGATACATATAGCCAAACTGAATGTGATCATCGATGAATGTGATATGG encodes the following:
- the LOC126617059 gene encoding uncharacterized protein LOC126617059, whose protein sequence is MNQATHIETAVSKHSDQARKAYRTCLNASIKCTKFLLLQGLAFRGHDESATSSNRGNYLELLQFLADNDDKVREVVMENAPGNLKLLAPCIQKEIVNSCALETLDVIMDGLKDRFFSILVDEARDVSVKEQMAMVLRYVDDNGHVIERFVGIQHVTDTTSSSLKDAIDTFFSCNSLSISKLRGQGYDGASNMRGELNGLKTKILREQPCAYYVHCFAHQLQLALVAVAKKNIDIASFFATANSVVNHVGASCKRRDLLRQQLQEELVIAFENDCLITGRGLNQETSLKRAGDTRWNSHYGTLISIISMFSSVVHVLQMVIDDNPNESAGEANKLMRDIWRSRRNAPIKTNRHHYRVELFIYVIDEQITELEDRFNEVNTELLICLACVSPKDSFVAFDKPKLLCLAQFYPQDFSDEDRFALEDQLEIYVHYVRSSSDFSQLEGIVKNLRENDVGEESQNVVGESHDHENCSDLEENVGDESQDHENGGDVDLNVDDDYIGCI